One segment of Gemmatimonadota bacterium DNA contains the following:
- the ybeY gene encoding rRNA maturation RNase YbeY, with protein sequence MNIEIETVLPAPDIPREALWTAVCRVLRGEGRDHAAVTVVLVDDPYIRKLNHKYRHLDRATDVLSFGMEDDPGSEGEILGDVYVSVDRARDQAARHHVSMDDELHRLVVHGCLHLLGYDHHTASQRKVMREKEQVYSANAAGQIDQADVTARADQAGQADQAGQADHGIPEGKVGEKSFG encoded by the coding sequence TTGAATATCGAGATCGAGACCGTCCTGCCCGCGCCGGACATCCCGCGCGAGGCGCTATGGACCGCAGTCTGCCGGGTACTCCGGGGCGAAGGCCGGGACCATGCGGCCGTGACCGTGGTGCTGGTCGATGACCCCTATATCCGGAAGTTGAATCACAAGTACCGCCATCTGGATCGCGCGACGGACGTGCTGTCGTTCGGAATGGAAGACGATCCCGGATCCGAAGGGGAAATCCTGGGCGACGTATACGTATCCGTCGACCGGGCCCGGGATCAGGCCGCCCGTCATCACGTGTCCATGGACGACGAGTTGCACCGGCTCGTGGTCCATGGGTGCCTGCACCTGCTGGGATATGACCACCACACCGCTTCACAGCGCAAAGTGATGCGGGAAAAGGAACAGGTCTATTCGGCGAATGCGGCAGGCCAGATCGACCAGGCCGACGTGACCGCACGGGCTGACCAGGCTGGCCAGGCTGACCAGGCTGGCCAGGCTGACCACGGGATTCCGGAAGGTAAAGTGGGAGAAAAAAGTTTTGGATGA
- a CDS encoding DUF402 domain-containing protein, translated as MAATITEIKHNPGKPDQSFQCGLLHHGGSRMVISYRSDRPYSQGDIRIPAGTLTLAYYEVGLPYILWKMIGSGGRLVGHYVHLCDRVRIGPDRVEYDDQLLDLWFFPDGGCRVLDEDELKQASDDGLIDGQTADRIRTSAAEVQRGIHRIMRDFDALLADLGIVVHSG; from the coding sequence ATGGCCGCCACCATTACGGAAATCAAGCACAACCCGGGCAAGCCCGATCAGTCCTTCCAGTGCGGCCTGCTGCACCACGGCGGCAGCCGCATGGTCATCTCCTACCGGTCCGACCGGCCGTACAGCCAGGGCGACATCCGGATCCCTGCCGGCACGCTGACCCTGGCGTACTACGAGGTGGGGCTTCCGTACATTCTCTGGAAAATGATCGGATCCGGCGGCCGCCTCGTCGGACATTACGTGCACCTGTGCGACCGGGTGCGGATCGGACCGGACCGCGTGGAATACGACGACCAGTTGCTGGACCTGTGGTTCTTCCCGGACGGCGGCTGCCGCGTGCTGGATGAGGACGAGTTGAAGCAGGCCAGCGACGACGGACTGATCGACGGGCAGACGGCGGATCGCATCAGGACGTCCGCCGCGGAAGTCCAGCGCGGCATACACCGGATCATGAGGGATTTCGACGCATTGCTCGCCGACCTTGGGATCGTAGTGCATTCCGGCTGA
- a CDS encoding thioredoxin family protein, producing the protein MSVVSEKRFESGFLWDDYMGNSEKNLERFHDNYDKFNLEGEDASFFAAIGTPLKVLILAEDWCGDVVQSLPPIVRMLEASPSVSYRIFRRDENPDIMDRYLTDGSKAIPYLVFMDAGRNELARWGPRPEACQAIMRDNKGRIPMDEIYPRIRTWYRQNGNGPLVTEIRDVLERIT; encoded by the coding sequence ATGTCCGTAGTTTCCGAAAAACGATTCGAATCGGGATTCCTGTGGGACGACTACATGGGGAACAGCGAGAAGAATCTCGAGCGATTCCATGATAATTACGACAAGTTCAATCTGGAAGGGGAGGACGCCAGCTTCTTCGCCGCCATCGGAACGCCCCTGAAGGTGCTGATCCTCGCGGAGGACTGGTGCGGCGACGTGGTGCAGAGCCTCCCGCCCATCGTCCGCATGCTGGAGGCCAGTCCATCCGTTTCTTACCGCATCTTCCGCCGGGACGAGAACCCGGACATCATGGACCGGTATCTCACCGACGGCTCGAAGGCCATTCCCTACCTGGTCTTCATGGACGCCGGCCGGAACGAACTGGCCCGGTGGGGACCGCGGCCCGAGGCGTGCCAGGCGATCATGCGGGACAACAAGGGCAGGATCCCCATGGATGAGATTTACCCGCGTATCCGCACCTGGTACCGGCAGAACGGAAACGGTCCCCTCGTCACGGAGATCCGGGACGTCCTCGAACGGATCACATAG
- a CDS encoding PhoH family protein — translation MPSLKNTVTQRLSAKGIDPLALYGQFDSRLRAIESEFDAKITARGEEVVITGKAEEVRQITRVLREMIKSVQQGRAKEVDDIIRATRTGTKSGEDQGSGYGESIDVLSRRERIRARSPNQQNYVDQVRKCDIVFSIGPAGTGKTYLAVAMAISALRHGEVDRIVLARPAVEAGESLGFLPGDPREKVDPYLKPLYDALHDMIPNHKAGRLIEDGTIEIIAMAYMRGRTLNNAFVILDEAQNTTTAQMKMFLTRLGANSKAIITGDITQIDLPEEKVSGLVHVQDVLADIRGISFVYLTETDVVRHRLVQDIIKAYERHENP, via the coding sequence ATGCCATCATTGAAAAACACGGTTACGCAACGCCTGTCGGCCAAGGGCATCGATCCCCTCGCGCTCTACGGCCAGTTTGACTCCAGGCTGCGCGCCATCGAAAGCGAATTCGACGCCAAAATCACCGCCCGGGGCGAAGAGGTCGTGATCACGGGCAAGGCGGAAGAGGTAAGGCAGATCACCCGTGTGCTGCGCGAAATGATCAAGTCCGTCCAGCAGGGCCGGGCGAAGGAAGTGGATGACATCATCCGGGCAACGCGAACCGGGACGAAAAGCGGCGAAGACCAGGGATCGGGTTACGGCGAGTCCATCGACGTGCTCTCCCGGCGGGAACGGATCCGGGCTCGGAGTCCCAATCAGCAGAATTACGTGGATCAGGTCCGCAAGTGCGATATCGTCTTCTCCATCGGACCTGCCGGCACGGGGAAGACCTACCTGGCCGTCGCCATGGCCATCTCGGCCCTCCGCCACGGTGAAGTCGACCGGATCGTGCTGGCGCGGCCGGCCGTTGAAGCGGGAGAGAGTCTCGGCTTTCTGCCCGGCGATCCGCGGGAAAAAGTGGACCCGTACCTGAAGCCGCTCTACGACGCGCTGCACGACATGATCCCGAACCACAAGGCCGGGCGGCTCATCGAGGACGGGACCATTGAAATCATCGCCATGGCGTACATGCGCGGCCGTACGCTGAACAACGCCTTCGTCATACTCGACGAGGCCCAGAACACGACGACCGCGCAGATGAAGATGTTCCTGACCCGCCTGGGCGCGAACTCCAAGGCGATCATCACGGGGGACATCACCCAGATCGACTTGCCCGAGGAGAAGGTTTCCGGACTGGTGCACGTGCAGGATGTGCTCGCGGACATCCGCGGGATCTCCTTCGTGTACCTGACGGAGACGGACGTGGTCCGGCACCGGCTCGTCCAGGACATCATCAAGGCCTATGAACGCCATGAAAACCCGTAA